The Fimbriimonas ginsengisoli Gsoil 348 genome window below encodes:
- a CDS encoding ABC transporter ATP-binding protein, whose amino-acid sequence MPAIETRDLRKTYVSHKKAPGIMGSIKGLVTREKVEVEAVKGVDLSIEQGELVGFLGPNGAGKTTTLKMLSGILYPTSGEARVLGYTPSDRNPEMLRQISLVMGNKQQLWWDLPAWDSFVVLKELYEVSEADFKRRVDHLVEALQISDKVNTQVRKLSLGERMKCELVAALLYAPKVIFLDEPTLGLDVVSQKRIREFLKQLHQEEGGTFLLTSHYMQDVQELCDRVVVIDHGSVVYEGTLEDLSERFSDSRRIRLAFSTPVQEMDLVRFGRVVERSEEGAVVEVPRAETARATAGLLESLPVSDLSIESVDIEEVIRDLFERK is encoded by the coding sequence ATGCCGGCAATCGAGACTCGCGACCTGCGGAAGACTTACGTCTCGCACAAAAAGGCGCCGGGGATCATGGGCTCGATCAAAGGGCTGGTTACTCGCGAGAAGGTCGAGGTTGAAGCCGTGAAGGGGGTGGACCTTTCGATCGAGCAGGGGGAGCTGGTCGGCTTTCTCGGACCAAACGGGGCCGGGAAGACCACAACTCTGAAGATGCTGAGCGGCATCCTCTATCCCACCTCCGGGGAGGCGCGAGTTTTGGGCTACACGCCAAGCGATCGGAATCCGGAGATGCTCCGGCAGATCTCGCTGGTGATGGGCAACAAGCAGCAACTTTGGTGGGACCTGCCGGCGTGGGACTCCTTCGTCGTTCTGAAGGAGCTCTACGAGGTGAGCGAAGCGGACTTTAAGCGGCGAGTGGACCACCTGGTGGAGGCGCTGCAGATTTCCGATAAGGTCAATACGCAAGTACGCAAACTCTCCCTTGGAGAGCGGATGAAATGCGAGCTTGTTGCGGCACTACTCTATGCGCCCAAGGTGATCTTCTTAGACGAGCCGACCTTGGGTTTGGACGTGGTGAGCCAGAAGCGCATACGGGAGTTTTTAAAACAGCTTCACCAGGAGGAAGGCGGTACTTTCTTACTGACAAGCCACTACATGCAGGATGTGCAGGAGCTCTGCGACCGGGTGGTGGTGATCGATCACGGCTCGGTGGTGTACGAGGGGACTTTGGAGGATTTGAGCGAGAGGTTTTCGGATTCGCGGCGGATTCGGCTCGCTTTTTCGACCCCAGTTCAGGAGATGGATCTTGTCCGGTTCGGGCGGGTGGTGGAGCGCTCGGAGGAAGGGGCGGTCGTGGAGGTCCCCCGCGCGGAGACGGCGCGCGCCACGGCGGGGTTGCTAGAGTCGCTTCCGGTAAGCGACTTGTCGATCGAATCGGTGGATATCGAAGAAGTCATCCGCGATCTTTTCGAGCGGAAGTGA
- a CDS encoding alginate O-acetyltransferase AlgX-related protein: MNGKRFGLGVTLTLAVGMAFGQGAQGIRDALAAKAEQAGKANALAVAGTDGWLFFVPELRYLTAGEFWGPNAAKVSHATSAAAADPLPAILDFKAQCAKAGVDLLIVPVPAKAAIYSDMLVGGKAPNSSTRIDSAQAAFLAKLTASGIKTLDLTPIFQTYRKNHPSDLLYAKTDTHWSGNGIAVAADAIAAQIKGQPWYKGVAKSKFTPTLKTITVSTGDLAGMISGAKPGPEKIRLTVVKKGSASVASDRKSPLVLLGDSHNLIFSTGGDMLAENAGFPENLALRIGFAPDVVAVMGSGATPARINLARRGDNLAGKKMIVWVFSSREFTEGQGWRKVPVVR; this comes from the coding sequence ATGAATGGAAAGAGATTCGGACTCGGCGTCACCCTGACGCTCGCGGTAGGAATGGCCTTCGGCCAGGGAGCTCAGGGGATTCGCGACGCCCTGGCGGCGAAGGCTGAGCAGGCGGGCAAGGCAAACGCGCTAGCGGTGGCCGGGACCGACGGTTGGCTATTTTTCGTTCCAGAGCTGCGCTACCTAACGGCGGGGGAGTTCTGGGGGCCGAACGCCGCCAAGGTGAGCCACGCCACGTCGGCTGCCGCCGCCGACCCGTTGCCCGCAATTCTCGACTTCAAGGCGCAGTGCGCAAAAGCCGGAGTCGATCTGCTGATCGTCCCGGTGCCCGCGAAAGCCGCGATCTACTCCGACATGCTCGTCGGCGGTAAAGCTCCGAACTCGAGCACGCGCATCGACAGTGCCCAAGCCGCATTCCTTGCCAAGTTAACGGCAAGCGGAATCAAGACGCTCGACCTCACTCCGATCTTCCAGACCTATCGAAAGAACCATCCGAGTGACCTCCTGTACGCCAAGACCGACACCCACTGGTCCGGAAACGGAATCGCCGTCGCCGCGGACGCGATCGCCGCGCAGATCAAAGGCCAGCCCTGGTACAAGGGGGTGGCAAAGAGCAAGTTCACCCCGACCCTGAAGACGATCACCGTCAGTACCGGCGACCTCGCGGGGATGATCTCCGGCGCCAAGCCCGGACCGGAAAAGATCCGCCTCACCGTCGTAAAGAAAGGATCGGCGTCCGTCGCTTCGGACCGTAAGAGCCCACTCGTTCTGCTGGGGGACAGCCACAATCTGATCTTTTCGACCGGCGGCGACATGCTTGCCGAAAATGCCGGCTTCCCCGAAAATCTCGCTTTGCGGATCGGATTTGCGCCGGACGTGGTCGCGGTGATGGGTTCGGGAGCGACTCCGGCACGCATCAACCTTGCGCGCAGAGGCGATAATCTTGCGGGTAAGAAGATGATCGTTTGGGTCTTCTCCTCTCGTGAATTCACGGAGGGCCAGGGCTGGAGAAAGGTCCCGGTCGTTCGATAG
- a CDS encoding MBOAT family O-acyltransferase, translated as MVFSSQLFLFYFFPFALLVYYALAKAPQRAKNLCLAILGYIFYGWANPKFIFLMFGTTFLDWMMSIVIAYGSWRFWKDWKPRIEAPLPPGERTKVQRSALVLSIVSNLVVLGFFKYFNFFLESYNGAVADVGMAHLQWDTYFRVILPLGISFYTFQSLSYIIDVYRGDAKAMRNFIDFSCFVSMFPHLVAGPILKFSFLADQLEGRRLTMEKFARGAAFFMLGMGKKVLIANPCGKVADLTFNAHSVSVFDSWFGAINYAFQIFLDFSAYSDMAIGLGLMFGFVFARNFDAPYRSTSVTEFWRRWHISLSTWLREYLYIPLGGNRKGKTRNYINLFLTMLLGGLWHGASWNFIIWGALHGTALAVERGLPKESFYWKLPALVRGGATFLVVLIGWVFFRASDLPKATSYLATMFGFGEKTASATITTGLLYKPYYLLAGLVATILVWFLPDAWEWTQVLTKRKAFACAAVFVLAIVILVTQEYNPFIYFIF; from the coding sequence ATGGTCTTTAGTTCGCAGCTGTTCCTGTTCTACTTCTTCCCGTTCGCGTTGCTTGTTTACTACGCGCTCGCGAAGGCGCCTCAACGCGCCAAAAACCTTTGCCTGGCGATCCTAGGCTACATCTTCTACGGATGGGCTAATCCTAAGTTCATCTTCCTCATGTTCGGAACGACGTTCCTGGACTGGATGATGAGCATCGTCATCGCCTACGGCTCTTGGCGTTTTTGGAAAGACTGGAAACCCAGGATAGAAGCCCCGCTTCCACCCGGCGAGCGAACAAAGGTCCAGCGCTCGGCATTGGTTCTGTCGATCGTCTCCAACCTGGTCGTCCTCGGGTTCTTCAAGTACTTCAACTTCTTCTTGGAGAGCTATAACGGCGCGGTAGCCGACGTCGGCATGGCTCACCTGCAGTGGGACACCTACTTCCGGGTGATCCTGCCGCTCGGCATCAGCTTCTATACGTTCCAGTCGCTCAGCTACATCATCGACGTCTACCGCGGCGATGCGAAGGCGATGCGGAACTTCATCGACTTCTCCTGCTTTGTGTCGATGTTCCCGCATCTGGTAGCGGGCCCGATCCTGAAGTTCTCCTTCCTCGCCGACCAGCTCGAAGGGCGGCGGCTGACGATGGAGAAATTCGCCCGGGGCGCGGCGTTCTTCATGCTGGGCATGGGAAAGAAGGTGTTGATCGCCAACCCGTGCGGCAAGGTCGCCGATCTCACTTTCAACGCCCACTCGGTCAGCGTATTCGACTCGTGGTTTGGGGCGATTAACTACGCCTTTCAAATCTTCCTCGACTTCAGCGCCTACTCCGACATGGCGATCGGTCTTGGCTTGATGTTTGGGTTCGTCTTTGCCCGGAATTTCGATGCCCCCTACCGGTCGACCTCGGTCACCGAGTTCTGGCGGCGTTGGCACATTTCCCTTTCCACGTGGCTCCGGGAGTACCTCTATATTCCGCTGGGCGGCAACCGAAAGGGAAAGACTCGGAACTACATCAACCTCTTCCTCACCATGCTGCTCGGCGGCCTCTGGCACGGAGCCTCGTGGAACTTCATCATCTGGGGCGCTCTCCACGGAACGGCCCTCGCTGTCGAGCGCGGACTGCCTAAGGAGAGCTTTTATTGGAAGCTCCCGGCGCTCGTACGTGGCGGGGCGACGTTCTTAGTGGTGCTCATCGGATGGGTCTTCTTCCGCGCAAGCGACCTTCCAAAGGCGACCAGCTACCTTGCGACGATGTTCGGCTTCGGTGAGAAAACTGCGAGCGCCACGATCACCACGGGGCTGCTCTACAAGCCGTACTACTTGCTCGCCGGGCTCGTGGCGACGATCTTGGTGTGGTTCCTGCCCGACGCGTGGGAATGGACCCAGGTGCTCACCAAACGCAAGGCGTTCGCCTGCGCCGCCGTCTTCGTGCTAGCCATCGTCATCCTGGTCACCCAGGAGTACAACCCGTTCATCTACTTCATCTTTTAG
- a CDS encoding valine--tRNA ligase, whose amino-acid sequence MPTRYDASSTEAKWYERWEAAGLFQPDPDSSKPVYTITIPPPNITGSLHMGHALCYPLQDLLGRYRRMRGDSVLILPGQDHAGIATQSVVDKQLRKEGSSAAHIGREKFVERVWEWRKESGDTILNQFRALGCAFDWSRSRFTLDPAYHDAVLKVFVDWFERGLIFRGKRVVNWDPKLKTSVSDIETERQVIRGKLYHVRYPFADGSGHVVIATTRPETMLADVAVAVHPSDKRYEGLVGKTLILPLVNREIPLVADMYPDPAFGTGAVKITPAHDANDYQVGVRHNLPMPVILDETAHISMEGPYFGMDRNEARKAIVADLEAGGFLEKIDDHEIAVVISDRSKEVIEPLLSEQWFCDQPKLAEPVIDAVKRGEVKFHPERYEAIFLAWMENIREWCISRQLWWGHRIPVWYTAEGEAFAGLNQEDAQRKAGDKPLVRQDDDVLDTWFSSGLWPFATLGWPENTADLKRFYPTSTLVTDRNIINLWVARMMMMGYDLTGEKPFSDVVIYATVLREDGRRMSKSLGTGIDPMEIINTLGADALRYTLLSQTGENQDLRYSERKTEEARNFANKIWNATRFVLMNVDQTPQEPSNLEPVDQWLLSRLSQTEAEVRAAYDGYDEQGACQALYRFFWGDVCDWYIEVSKPRLNDETQRQTPQWVLLQAFDAFLKMLHPVMPHLTEELYSHLPIGDKAPFLMSAPWPVLPDSFRQPEAEATIERVFEATRTLRALRAGLDLAAMKPVPVAYYEGDLGGAEQVLASQAWVEELRRGRPPEGERFVSAAAAGIDVHLPITGLVDVEKLLGTIDREVAKREAEVTKLEAQLLNPQFIERAKPEAIEKLRANLDEHQAALARLRERRALFA is encoded by the coding sequence ATGCCGACGCGCTATGACGCGTCATCGACCGAAGCCAAGTGGTATGAGCGCTGGGAGGCCGCGGGCCTTTTTCAGCCCGATCCGGATTCCTCGAAGCCGGTCTACACGATCACAATTCCCCCGCCGAACATCACCGGTTCGCTGCATATGGGGCACGCTCTGTGTTATCCGCTGCAGGACCTGCTGGGGCGATACCGTCGCATGCGCGGCGACAGCGTCCTCATCTTGCCGGGACAGGATCATGCGGGCATCGCGACCCAGTCGGTGGTCGACAAGCAACTGAGGAAAGAAGGTTCGAGCGCCGCCCACATCGGACGCGAGAAGTTCGTGGAGCGCGTTTGGGAGTGGCGGAAGGAGTCGGGCGACACCATTCTCAACCAGTTCCGGGCTCTCGGGTGCGCGTTCGACTGGAGCCGTTCGCGCTTCACCCTCGATCCGGCCTATCACGACGCCGTGCTCAAGGTGTTTGTCGACTGGTTTGAGCGGGGTCTCATTTTCCGAGGCAAGCGCGTTGTGAACTGGGATCCGAAGCTCAAGACCTCGGTTTCCGACATCGAAACCGAACGCCAGGTGATCCGAGGGAAGCTGTACCACGTCCGCTATCCGTTCGCGGACGGCAGCGGCCACGTGGTCATCGCAACGACGCGCCCGGAGACGATGCTGGCCGACGTGGCGGTGGCGGTGCATCCCAGCGATAAGCGATATGAGGGGCTCGTGGGCAAAACGTTGATCCTTCCGTTGGTGAATCGCGAGATTCCACTGGTGGCGGATATGTATCCCGACCCCGCCTTCGGAACCGGAGCGGTGAAGATCACGCCGGCCCACGACGCCAACGACTACCAGGTTGGCGTACGACACAACCTGCCGATGCCGGTCATCCTCGATGAGACGGCGCACATCTCCATGGAAGGTCCGTACTTCGGGATGGACCGAAACGAGGCGCGTAAGGCGATCGTGGCCGACCTCGAGGCGGGCGGCTTCCTGGAGAAAATCGACGATCATGAGATCGCCGTCGTGATTTCGGATCGCTCTAAGGAAGTGATCGAACCGCTCCTGTCCGAGCAGTGGTTCTGCGATCAGCCGAAGCTGGCGGAGCCGGTGATCGACGCCGTGAAGCGGGGCGAAGTGAAATTCCACCCCGAGCGGTACGAGGCGATCTTCCTCGCCTGGATGGAAAACATTCGCGAGTGGTGCATCTCGCGGCAGCTCTGGTGGGGGCACCGAATCCCGGTTTGGTACACCGCGGAAGGGGAAGCGTTTGCCGGCCTTAACCAAGAAGATGCCCAGCGAAAGGCGGGCGACAAGCCGCTCGTGCGGCAGGACGACGATGTGCTCGACACCTGGTTCTCGTCCGGCCTATGGCCGTTCGCGACGCTTGGTTGGCCAGAGAACACGGCGGATCTGAAACGGTTCTATCCCACCAGCACGCTGGTGACCGACCGCAACATCATTAACCTGTGGGTGGCCCGCATGATGATGATGGGGTACGACCTGACCGGCGAGAAGCCGTTTAGCGACGTCGTGATCTACGCCACCGTTCTCCGGGAAGACGGCCGGCGGATGAGCAAGTCTCTCGGAACCGGAATCGACCCGATGGAGATCATCAACACGCTCGGGGCGGACGCCCTGCGATACACGTTGCTGAGCCAGACCGGCGAGAACCAGGACTTACGATATTCCGAGCGCAAGACGGAAGAAGCGCGTAACTTCGCCAATAAGATCTGGAATGCCACGCGGTTTGTCCTAATGAACGTCGACCAGACGCCTCAGGAGCCCTCCAACCTGGAGCCAGTAGACCAGTGGCTGCTGTCTCGCTTGAGCCAGACCGAAGCCGAAGTGCGGGCCGCGTACGATGGCTACGACGAACAAGGGGCATGCCAGGCGCTTTATCGCTTCTTCTGGGGGGACGTTTGCGACTGGTATATCGAAGTCAGCAAGCCGCGCCTGAACGACGAGACGCAAAGGCAGACCCCGCAATGGGTGCTGCTACAGGCGTTCGACGCGTTCCTCAAGATGCTGCATCCGGTGATGCCGCACCTGACGGAGGAGCTGTACTCTCACCTGCCGATCGGTGATAAGGCGCCATTCCTCATGTCGGCTCCGTGGCCGGTCTTGCCGGATTCGTTCCGGCAACCGGAGGCGGAAGCGACGATCGAGCGGGTGTTCGAGGCGACTCGCACTTTACGCGCCCTTCGGGCGGGGCTCGACCTTGCGGCAATGAAGCCGGTCCCGGTGGCTTATTACGAGGGGGATCTCGGCGGCGCCGAGCAGGTCTTGGCTTCACAGGCGTGGGTCGAGGAGCTGCGACGTGGACGGCCGCCGGAGGGCGAGCGCTTCGTCTCCGCCGCCGCCGCGGGAATCGACGTCCACTTGCCGATCACCGGCTTGGTGGACGTGGAGAAGCTGCTCGGGACGATCGACCGAGAGGTCGCGAAGCGAGAGGCGGAGGTAACGAAGCTGGAAGCGCAACTCCTGAACCCGCAGTTCATCGAGCGAGCCAAGCCGGAGGCGATCGAGAAGCTTCGGGCTAACTTGGACGAACATCAAGCCGCCCTTGCGCGCCTGCGCGAGCGTCGAGCCCTCTTTGCTTAG
- a CDS encoding alginate O-acetyltransferase AlgX-related protein: MSDQVEVKTKRHHITREEEADRDLNGTTFSPGAKAAVVIGFLGIVFGVDIAQHVVELRQGRTPKIYQAVNLLPTKQQIATAKTPKDYWSLIPSTESIESFETELKQSSILTQALLSPTQGVLTGVFGVGNEKAYCGQPGWLFYRPDVEYLTADGFLKPSFLKARSHGAKEIQPDPVKGILDFNKQLAARNIKLIVVPMPTKPMIHPEILVGPKAEGATLQNPSFGAFKSALAQAGVEVYDPTPELLARKAQGKQYLETDTHWTPEAMDDVSAKVADLIQARVSLPPLGMPAATLKPIQISALGDIAEMLKLPKGQQIYRPQTVTTQQVLLNDVPWAPSHGADVLLLGDSFVNIFSLEGMNWGTASGFAEHLGYHLGRPIDKIAVNAGGSFASRQDLARQMYREDRLAGKKVVIYEFSMRDLSQGDWKIIPLPKPPKPDHVAPPPTVVPVKQTPIKILGVVPPAFDPTKGETAEVRLTVPKGDWRAVVVDAAGNPVVKLGEGKAEKDGDAQATWDGKGPDNKPVKPGEYRFNISGHGEDGKPVEPATASVTVGGTANPSGQLEGIAAVPATIDPAKGEKTQGAFRLPAPGKFKADVLGANRKVVRSLPAVQGAPGTVNVPWDGKDAGGKVVAPGVYTLRLRDDKGESGVVSVTVTGAKAVSPPKTSGTKPAVSEEIVVQARIAARAPSPKPGAYKDCVIALQLADIKAVSGKIGNGNMVVYVWGMQNNTVVDAAYGVGQTVTLKLTPWSKVEGKYGGFNRLELEGDAWFSWPVFWGEKK; this comes from the coding sequence ATGAGCGATCAAGTCGAAGTAAAGACGAAGCGCCACCATATCACTCGCGAAGAAGAGGCGGACCGCGACTTAAACGGGACCACCTTCTCCCCCGGCGCCAAGGCCGCCGTGGTGATCGGTTTCCTGGGGATCGTATTTGGCGTCGATATCGCCCAACACGTCGTGGAGCTTCGCCAGGGACGCACGCCGAAGATCTACCAAGCGGTGAACCTGCTGCCGACGAAACAACAGATTGCCACCGCCAAAACGCCGAAGGACTATTGGAGCCTGATCCCCTCCACCGAGAGCATCGAGTCGTTCGAAACGGAGCTCAAGCAGTCTTCGATCCTCACCCAGGCGCTGCTCTCGCCCACTCAAGGGGTGCTCACGGGCGTCTTCGGAGTCGGTAATGAGAAGGCTTACTGTGGCCAGCCTGGATGGCTTTTCTACCGGCCGGACGTGGAATATCTCACGGCCGACGGATTCCTAAAGCCATCCTTCCTCAAAGCCCGTTCGCACGGGGCGAAGGAGATTCAGCCGGACCCGGTCAAGGGGATTCTCGATTTCAACAAGCAGCTCGCGGCGAGGAACATCAAGCTCATCGTCGTTCCGATGCCAACGAAGCCGATGATCCACCCGGAGATACTGGTCGGCCCCAAAGCCGAGGGCGCGACGCTTCAGAATCCTTCGTTCGGCGCATTCAAATCGGCGCTGGCGCAGGCTGGGGTGGAGGTGTACGACCCTACGCCGGAGCTGCTCGCGCGCAAGGCCCAAGGGAAGCAGTATCTCGAGACCGATACCCACTGGACGCCGGAGGCGATGGACGACGTATCGGCGAAGGTGGCGGATCTCATCCAGGCGCGCGTCTCGCTACCCCCGCTGGGAATGCCGGCGGCCACACTAAAGCCGATTCAGATCAGCGCCCTGGGAGATATCGCGGAGATGCTGAAACTACCGAAGGGGCAGCAGATCTACCGGCCGCAAACGGTGACGACCCAACAGGTCTTGCTGAATGACGTCCCTTGGGCGCCAAGCCACGGTGCGGACGTGCTGCTGCTCGGCGACAGCTTTGTCAACATCTTCTCCCTCGAGGGAATGAATTGGGGGACCGCATCCGGATTCGCCGAGCATCTCGGCTATCACCTCGGCCGGCCGATCGATAAGATCGCGGTTAATGCTGGTGGCTCCTTTGCCTCGCGTCAAGACCTGGCCCGCCAGATGTATCGCGAGGACCGGCTTGCAGGGAAGAAGGTCGTCATCTACGAGTTTTCGATGCGTGACCTGTCGCAAGGCGACTGGAAGATCATTCCGCTCCCCAAACCGCCGAAGCCGGACCACGTTGCCCCGCCGCCTACCGTCGTCCCCGTCAAGCAAACGCCGATCAAGATCTTGGGCGTCGTGCCCCCGGCGTTCGATCCCACCAAGGGAGAAACCGCCGAGGTGCGCCTCACGGTGCCGAAGGGGGACTGGCGCGCCGTCGTCGTCGACGCGGCTGGTAACCCGGTCGTAAAGCTTGGCGAAGGCAAGGCGGAGAAGGATGGCGACGCCCAGGCGACCTGGGACGGCAAAGGCCCCGATAACAAGCCGGTCAAACCTGGCGAGTATCGGTTCAATATCTCCGGCCATGGCGAGGATGGAAAGCCGGTCGAGCCAGCTACCGCCTCGGTTACCGTCGGCGGTACGGCTAACCCGAGTGGGCAGCTCGAGGGAATCGCCGCCGTTCCGGCCACCATCGATCCGGCGAAGGGAGAGAAGACTCAAGGCGCATTCCGTCTGCCCGCCCCCGGCAAATTCAAAGCCGACGTCCTCGGAGCGAACCGAAAGGTGGTGCGCTCCCTTCCTGCCGTTCAAGGCGCACCCGGAACCGTCAATGTCCCCTGGGATGGTAAAGACGCCGGGGGCAAGGTGGTGGCGCCTGGCGTCTACACCCTCCGACTTCGGGACGATAAGGGAGAAAGCGGGGTCGTCTCCGTCACCGTGACTGGGGCGAAGGCCGTGTCGCCCCCCAAGACGAGCGGCACAAAACCGGCCGTCTCCGAGGAGATCGTGGTTCAGGCGCGAATCGCCGCGCGAGCCCCCTCGCCCAAACCCGGTGCTTACAAAGACTGCGTCATTGCGCTTCAACTCGCAGATATCAAAGCGGTGAGTGGGAAGATCGGTAACGGGAACATGGTCGTGTACGTCTGGGGGATGCAGAACAATACGGTTGTCGACGCCGCTTACGGCGTAGGACAGACGGTGACGCTCAAGCTGACCCCTTGGAGCAAAGTGGAAGGGAAGTACGGCGGATTTAACCGCTTGGAGCTCGAAGGGGACGCCTGGTTTAGTTGGCCCGTTTTTTGGGGAGAGAAGAAATGA
- a CDS encoding DNA-3-methyladenine glycosylase encodes MTQEQLRDLLRQDVVAAAPALLGSTLVYGPMRARIVETEAYRGEDDPACHAYRKSSMKNMVLFGEPGHAYIYLNYGVHWMLNISAHRSGDAAGILVRAAEPIEGIEQMRINRPGVADEELLNGPGKLCKGFGITQAVNGVDLLDLAGELHIEAAPEPVAKVITGPRIGLATGKWHDVPWRFIEADRLRWVSRPRPSVS; translated from the coding sequence ATGACCCAGGAACAGCTACGCGATCTTCTTAGGCAAGACGTAGTGGCGGCCGCACCCGCCCTTCTCGGTTCCACGCTCGTTTATGGGCCGATGCGGGCGAGGATTGTGGAAACGGAGGCGTATCGAGGCGAAGACGATCCGGCCTGTCATGCCTATCGCAAGAGCTCGATGAAGAACATGGTTCTGTTCGGCGAGCCGGGGCACGCATATATCTATCTGAATTACGGGGTCCACTGGATGCTGAATATCTCGGCCCATCGGAGTGGAGATGCCGCCGGGATCCTGGTGCGGGCGGCGGAGCCGATCGAAGGAATCGAGCAGATGCGGATAAATCGGCCGGGGGTGGCGGATGAGGAGCTGCTGAATGGTCCGGGAAAGCTCTGCAAGGGGTTCGGAATCACGCAAGCGGTCAACGGGGTGGACCTTCTCGATCTTGCGGGAGAGCTCCATATCGAAGCCGCTCCGGAGCCGGTGGCAAAGGTGATCACCGGCCCGCGAATCGGCCTTGCCACCGGTAAGTGGCACGACGTGCCGTGGCGGTTCATAGAGGCCGACCGTCTCCGCTGGGTGTCCCGCCCTCGCCCGTCCGTTTCCTAA
- a CDS encoding C45 family autoproteolytic acyltransferase/hydolase, with protein sequence MLTLLASFLLSNPSMDPRLVGASREDGAGWIQLHLKGKPRDIGYQYGTLLAAEIDDAQRAQRSEISGKYDWDWYRVTAKKLFWSKVDPEYQQEMEGQAEGLKAKGYNIDVWDVLAYNANIEIGGYYIPTLREKETGVRQSGAKESCSAFVATGSYTKDGRPVLGHNLWWSYLMGERANVILDIQPEKGEPFKMDAFCGMIHSGTDYAINAAGIGFCETTISGFAGFDPSGIPEFVRMRKAIQYSKSLDDVARIFKTGNNGGYANTWLIVDLNANTIGKLELGLKNVNLATTADGYYVGSNFPENPKLIAQEIPGGWDADPKSNGCEARRLRWNTLLTENRGKIDAELGKAFLADTYDQTTGKKGGNDNTLCGKGEFGGATNTKVADGGLLSKQSFWARMGVSDGSEKHFASKGGFLHDIKSQPWILVK encoded by the coding sequence ATGCTGACTCTGCTGGCCTCCTTCTTGCTCTCCAATCCTTCGATGGATCCACGTCTCGTGGGAGCGTCCCGCGAAGACGGCGCCGGCTGGATTCAGCTCCATTTGAAGGGGAAGCCGAGGGACATCGGCTACCAGTACGGAACGCTGCTCGCCGCCGAGATCGACGATGCGCAGCGGGCTCAACGGTCGGAGATTTCGGGCAAGTACGACTGGGATTGGTACCGCGTCACGGCCAAGAAGCTGTTTTGGAGCAAGGTCGATCCGGAATATCAGCAGGAGATGGAGGGGCAAGCCGAAGGGCTCAAGGCAAAGGGCTACAACATCGACGTCTGGGATGTGCTGGCCTACAACGCCAATATCGAGATCGGCGGCTACTACATTCCCACGCTTCGCGAGAAGGAGACGGGTGTTCGCCAGAGCGGCGCCAAAGAATCATGCAGCGCGTTCGTGGCCACCGGCAGCTACACCAAAGACGGCAGGCCGGTCTTGGGCCATAACCTGTGGTGGAGCTACCTTATGGGTGAGCGCGCCAACGTTATCCTTGACATCCAGCCGGAAAAGGGAGAGCCGTTTAAGATGGACGCCTTCTGCGGGATGATCCACAGCGGCACCGACTACGCGATCAACGCGGCGGGAATCGGATTCTGCGAGACGACGATCTCCGGCTTTGCCGGCTTCGATCCGAGTGGAATTCCCGAGTTCGTGCGAATGCGCAAGGCGATCCAATATTCAAAATCGCTGGACGACGTCGCCCGAATCTTCAAGACCGGCAATAACGGCGGTTACGCCAACACGTGGCTCATCGTCGACCTGAACGCGAACACGATCGGCAAGCTGGAGCTGGGCCTCAAGAATGTTAACCTGGCCACTACGGCGGACGGCTACTACGTTGGCTCAAACTTCCCCGAGAACCCAAAGCTGATCGCCCAGGAGATTCCGGGAGGTTGGGATGCGGATCCGAAGAGCAACGGTTGCGAGGCACGCCGTCTCCGATGGAACACTCTTCTCACCGAAAATCGAGGCAAGATCGACGCCGAATTGGGCAAGGCGTTTCTCGCCGACACCTACGACCAGACGACCGGTAAGAAAGGTGGAAACGACAACACGCTCTGCGGAAAGGGAGAATTCGGAGGCGCGACCAATACCAAGGTCGCTGATGGCGGCTTGCTTTCGAAACAAAGCTTCTGGGCCCGGATGGGAGTTTCCGACGGGTCGGAAAAGCACTTCGCCTCCAAGGGCGGTTTTCTCCACGACATCAAGTCGCAGCCCTGGATTTTGGTGAAGTAA